The Carassius gibelio isolate Cgi1373 ecotype wild population from Czech Republic chromosome A19, carGib1.2-hapl.c, whole genome shotgun sequence genome segment TTGCTGCTGCAATCAGGTTTGATAACAGATTTATAGAATTGTGTTTGAAGTACAATTCATTTGAGAGACATTTAATAAGCAGCCGATTTTTCCAGTGAAAGTCAAAATTTGTAACTGAAGACACGATACGTTTTCCTTGCAGGTTTTAGCAGCTAATGTTCCAGtttaataaatcttttaaaacatCAGCATATCTCGTTGTGTATGAAATATGATTTGACAATATCTGGAGAAAATGGCTTTGTTCCCTTTTttgtatttgataaaaagtgtCTACAAAATTCATAAAAGTGTACAGCAGGGCTATTCAAATGTTGCCCTGGAGagccagtgcactgcagagtttagctccaaccccaatcaaacacacctgacctGTCAATCAATGTCtctgggatcattagaaaatcacaggtaggtgggtttgatcagggttggagctaaactctgcagtttAGCTAAGATTTGAATAGCCCTGATGTACAGTAAAGGTAAAATACTCCGACAGACATCAGGGTTCACTTtgtgcatataaaatatttattcagcagATGAAAACCAATCACAGATCGAAAACAACActtgaaaaacaacaaagataGTGCCACTAGAAATCCATCCAGTGTGAACATGTGCAGATTAAACAGAGAAGAAATGAAGGAATTCAGTCTGCCGTCACTGCTGTGGAGAAAATACACAAGATTACTACAAAACAGTATAAaccatacaaaaaaacaaacaaaaaaaacaaagtctGTTCTTGAGCATCTCACCTTTGATTTGTTCTGTACTGGTAAATAGAGTTTAAATTCAGCGGGGAGCTCATCCTCAGAGTACAGCCGGTCGGAGAAATACACCCTCCTGATGCGACAGTTTGCATGAATCTGAAAGTCACAAGGACAGCCATCACAGATCCCATAAACCCCTAAATCACAGTCTGACCGCTTTAGTTTCAGGCTGTTTCTAATAGCagcatttacaatatatttaccaTTAAACTCAGCTCAAATATCATACTTCGTACTGTGAATACATTACTAAACTATGATCTGCTTTCACTGAAGTCTCTTCTTCTGTAATAACCTTGGGCTGAATTTCGGGATGCTCATATATCAGCAACCATTATCATAATTTATATCAACACTTGTTTTGACTGACATTGGATGAAAGATATTATCAAGCATTGTTGATATTATTAACTATTTTAGTACTGGCAGATTTTTACAAGCAGTTTATTCTTATaatcttaaaattatataaatgcataatacaaattattttattgatatataaataagaataaatcttacatttataaacatgataaattaatttattttcaatacaaTTAAGTCAACTGTAATGCAAAAGAAATGTAATGCAAAGAAATGATGACAGTTTATGTATCATGGATATATATTTTCTACTGCTAGATTTATgccaattttttcattttataatactgtattactagacttttttttttttactatcagcagtgttattttagtatcattgagatactattatagtattattaatatttagaattattttattttcatttttgttaaaactTTAGAAATTTTgctttatgtttttgtcatttttattattattattttttttcttgtcagttTTACCTGCTAGTTTAAGTGAGTCaagataaactaaatgaaaatgaaaaaaaaaaaaatccttggtaaactagctgaaataaaacaagtttttatatttttaagtttagtttttatatcaaattatgtaaatgctttttttatttactttttattattgttttagattAATTAGCTATAATAATCGACCATTAAAACTAGCAATGGAGCACATCTAGGCTTAAATGAATTATATCACAGTTCAAAAATCATATTTGTCCCAAAATAGACCTCTTTATGCAGAACACATGTTCCTCTTGATTTTGGGGTGTGAGCTGGATCAGTGTCTCTCACCTGCACTCTCAGCGTCTCGATGTAGTTGGTACCGTACGCCCGCCGTGTGAAATCTGACAGGTTGAACTGGATCTGATTCCAGCCGTCGTCCAGCCGCATGGGCATCGTGCAGATGAAGGGCTTCACACGGGTCGTGCTCTGATAGTTACTCGCCCTGAACCTCCGCCGCACGTTTTTATCATCCAGCACCTGAGACACATCACACATTTCTGATATCCCAAaccaactttttattatttttccatcCCATGACGAAACCAATTCCCTACCTGAACTTCAAATGTGAAATACTTCTTGAGGTTCTTGATGATCATGACGAGGAAGGGCAGTTTGATGCCGAGGGTTTTCTTGGGGTCAGCGGGACACGTGATGTAGGTGGTGCTGtggagatcacacacacacacacacacacacacacacacacacacacacagatcaggtctgatcacaatgtgtgtgttcAGCATCAGACAGATGGATGGGGAAACACTCACCTCACATTCGTCCCCTCCACCTCAAGAACCAAAGACTGGATGTCATTGTCTGTGATGCGCTTTATGTGTCCGTTTCTGACCTGCAACAACATGTTTGT includes the following:
- the LOC127935317 gene encoding cilia- and flagella-associated protein 20-like isoform X2, with the protein product MFKNTFQSGFLSILYSIGSKPLQIWDKKVRNGHIKRITDNDIQSLVLEVEGTNVSTTYITCPADPKKTLGIKLPFLVMIIKNLKKYFTFEVQVLDDKNVRRRFRASNYQSTTRVKPFICTMPMRLDDGWNQIQFNLSDFTRRAYGTNYIETLRVQIHANCRIRRVYFSDRLYSEDELPAEFKLYLPVQNKSK
- the LOC127935317 gene encoding cilia- and flagella-associated protein 20-like isoform X1, whose translation is MFKNTFQSGFLSILYSIGSKPLQIWDKKVRNGHIKRITDNDIQSLVLEVEGTNVSTTYITCPADPKKTLGIKLPFLVMIIKNLKKYFTFEVQVLDDKNVRRRFRASNYQSTTRVKPFICTMPMRLDDGWNQIQFNLSDFTRRAYGTNYIETLRVQIHANCRIRRVYFSDRLYSEDELPAEFKLYLPVQNKSKQ